From Halorientalis litorea:
ACACCGTCTTGGACCACGCGGGCGTCGACGCGAGCGACGGCGGCGTCGACCTCGACCCGGCGCGGTCGTTGCTCGCCGACACCCACCGCGATTTCTCGGCCAGCGACGCGACGCTCGGCGACGACGCCATCGACCGCGGACAGTACGGGTTCGTCGAGTACCACCAGCCGGTCGTCGAACTCCGACAGCTAGAGGGGAAAGCCAGCGACGCGGGCATCGAACTCGACACGAACTCGCGGTTCTACTCGCGGATGCGTGCGGCCCGCCGCCCCGACGCCAAGTACATCCGCAACGAACGCATCCCGGACGAGGGATATCGCCTCGACGAGGACGCCGGCGAGACTGCGAACCGAGCCGGCGACGGGGACGAGGCGGTCGAAGCGACCGAGCGGGCACTGTCGGCATTCGAGGAGGGCGTCGGCGGCGAGTGGCGCGCCGTCGACGACGAGGACGTGCTCTCGGACATGGGTGGCGAGGCGAAAGACAGGCTCCGCGACTTGGGGTACATCGACTGACGTGACCGACACAGACCGGTCGCTGGTGGCGTTCGTGGACCGCCGGACGCTCGCCCAAATCCTCCTCGGCTTCGTCGTCGCCGGCGTCGTCCTCGTCCTCTTTGCCGTCGGTATCGGGACGGAGAACCTCGCGGCCGTGTTCTCCGACGCCGAGTACCGCTGGCTGGTACTGGGCTGTCTCTCGACGGCCCTCTGTCTCGTGGCGTGGGGGAAGGCGTGGCACGTCGTCCTCGGCGTGGCTGGTATCGAGGAGTCGTTCCGCCGACTCGTCGGGACGTACTTCGCGGCGACGTTCGCCAACTACGTCACGCCGCTGGGACAGGCGGGGGGCGAGCCGTTCATCGCGTACGTCCTCTCGCGGGACACCGAGGCCAGTTACGAGGAGAGCCTCGCCAGCGTCGTCACGGCCGACCTGCTGAACCTCTTTCCGTTCTTCAGCTTCGCGGCCGTCGGCATGGGGTGGCTGCTCTGGGACGCCTCGCTCCCGGCGGCGGCCCGCCCGCTGGCGATGGGACTACTCGCGCTGGCCGTCGGCGTTCCCGCCGTCACGGTGGCCGGCTGGCGGTTCCGCGAGCGACTCTCGTCGGGCTTCCTCCGCGTCGTCGCGCCCGTGGTCCGCCGTCTCCCGCGAGCCACCCTCGCCGGGGTCCGGGAGCGACTCGCCGACCTCGGTAGTGCCTTCGACCGCATCGCCAGCGAACCGCGGGCACTGGTGCGGGCTCTCGCGTTCTCGTATCTCGGCTGGGTCTTCTTCGCGCTCCCGCTGTACTTCGCCGGGCAGACCATCGACCTGCCCATCGGGCTGTTGCTCGTCCTGTTCATCGTCCCGGCGAGTACCGTCGCCGGCATC
This genomic window contains:
- a CDS encoding lysylphosphatidylglycerol synthase transmembrane domain-containing protein, whose translation is MTDTDRSLVAFVDRRTLAQILLGFVVAGVVLVLFAVGIGTENLAAVFSDAEYRWLVLGCLSTALCLVAWGKAWHVVLGVAGIEESFRRLVGTYFAATFANYVTPLGQAGGEPFIAYVLSRDTEASYEESLASVVTADLLNLFPFFSFAAVGMGWLLWDASLPAAARPLAMGLLALAVGVPAVTVAGWRFRERLSSGFLRVVAPVVRRLPRATLAGVRERLADLGSAFDRIASEPRALVRALAFSYLGWVFFALPLYFAGQTIDLPIGLLLVLFIVPASTVAGIVPSPGGLGGVEAALVALLVALTAFTAAEAYAVALVYRVASYWFAIAAGGIATLYVIRRS